One window of Treponema denticola genomic DNA carries:
- a CDS encoding PD-(D/E)XK nuclease family protein, producing MNLIEQTIKTYGRDLQNVFVFPSRIASRLWFQKSLSITGLGTVPSENYMSWDGFKESCLVSKATSLSPISNTVRRIFAQYISRLNSEKAKDGKPLFKSLIPQDYAETGAVFSEWIAGILPQLDHFEKRYADRSSDFLEDDEMRDYLFLKNEYADFLKRNSLFEPSWISSEFYSYQKKYIIIYPELMEDFGEHAELLKQQEEISYIPCSKFNQKKNLIDVYKNSRSELKNTALQIEKLLSEGVRADEIAVSVPDIENYAAYIKREFYLRGIPAEFRSGFKLGLEQAGKLFSLIYDCVKNNFAFEFIKPIVLNKHIPWKDREGAEALIDYGVKNNCAVSWKENKEDTVYKNIWIESFKINYERDEIEVEQKKKARDWFYSFYYAVNRICESKTFADLQKNYFLFRKELIDENLFSEKDNAILGRCISCLQELLYLEDKFEAYMPCDRFKFFISELDKAIYVPQNTGLAVSIFPYRVAAATPFSYHFVLNCSQDHTNIIYNKLSFLRKDKREALGVFETDASSYFFEAYTESPNTVFSFSPHNFNSYLIINNLFEISEDEEIKNAERVNKKIKELKSYDSFLLDCPEEKKDATQETSAIYKIQKNAASTFSTLKRKKDFSYLQNSYDGISEELNSYMEENLFKEGALKLSQTDLKIFTECPVSWFLEKVLSVFSENYDAGIFDARNIGNLSHNVLEVLYKEIGSTDKYFNSKNLDTYIERASLIFDDLAEKSMDFRGALAKPFIQSLKKRVMEAVNFVLESDASLLDGYAPKWVEEWIEIENDGILYRGKIDRASFPQDERSGVIIDYKTNNMPTYSSYGKKNSSAEEIELTDFQIPMYIFLAESKLKKDSTKEKKNFETIEHAWFLSFVQQKINKVVNDNEAIPVTRNGSERSREDFQSSIDAFINEAERFAEQVKTQDFTKPSTLSFETCSTCGFKHICRTAYSVK from the coding sequence ATGAATTTAATAGAACAAACAATAAAGACTTATGGAAGAGATTTACAAAATGTTTTTGTATTTCCTTCGAGGATTGCTTCAAGGCTGTGGTTTCAAAAATCGCTTAGTATTACCGGATTGGGGACTGTCCCTTCTGAAAATTATATGTCGTGGGACGGCTTCAAAGAATCTTGTCTTGTCTCGAAAGCTACTTCTTTAAGTCCTATATCAAATACGGTGCGCAGAATTTTTGCCCAATATATAAGCCGTCTTAATTCGGAAAAAGCAAAAGACGGAAAACCGCTGTTTAAATCCCTTATTCCGCAAGACTATGCCGAAACGGGTGCCGTATTTTCCGAATGGATTGCAGGGATTTTACCCCAGCTTGATCACTTTGAAAAACGTTATGCCGATAGAAGTTCTGATTTTTTAGAAGATGATGAAATGAGAGATTATCTTTTTTTAAAAAATGAATATGCCGATTTTTTAAAAAGGAATTCTTTGTTTGAACCTTCTTGGATTTCTTCCGAATTTTATTCATATCAAAAAAAATATATTATTATTTATCCCGAATTAATGGAAGATTTTGGTGAACATGCGGAGCTTTTAAAGCAGCAGGAAGAAATCAGCTATATTCCATGTTCTAAATTTAATCAAAAGAAAAACTTAATTGATGTTTATAAAAATTCCAGAAGCGAATTAAAAAATACCGCTTTGCAAATCGAGAAACTTCTCAGTGAAGGAGTGAGAGCCGATGAGATTGCCGTAAGTGTTCCCGATATTGAAAACTATGCGGCTTATATAAAAAGAGAATTTTATCTTAGAGGGATCCCTGCAGAATTCCGGTCGGGTTTTAAGTTGGGACTTGAACAAGCCGGCAAACTTTTTTCTCTTATTTATGATTGTGTTAAAAATAATTTTGCTTTTGAATTTATAAAACCGATTGTTTTAAATAAGCATATTCCTTGGAAGGATAGGGAAGGAGCTGAAGCCTTAATAGATTACGGCGTAAAAAATAATTGTGCAGTATCATGGAAAGAAAATAAAGAAGATACTGTTTATAAAAATATTTGGATTGAATCTTTTAAAATAAATTATGAAAGAGATGAAATTGAAGTTGAGCAAAAGAAAAAAGCGAGAGATTGGTTTTATAGTTTTTATTATGCCGTAAATAGAATTTGCGAATCTAAAACTTTTGCAGATTTACAAAAAAATTATTTTTTGTTTAGAAAGGAATTGATAGATGAAAATCTTTTTTCCGAAAAAGATAATGCAATCTTAGGCCGCTGTATTTCTTGTCTTCAAGAACTTTTATATTTGGAAGATAAGTTTGAAGCCTACATGCCCTGTGATAGGTTTAAGTTTTTTATTTCGGAATTGGATAAAGCTATCTATGTTCCTCAAAATACAGGGCTTGCCGTAAGTATATTTCCTTACAGAGTTGCCGCCGCAACTCCTTTTAGCTATCATTTTGTTTTAAATTGCAGTCAAGACCATACAAATATTATTTATAATAAACTTTCTTTTTTGCGTAAGGATAAACGAGAAGCTTTGGGTGTTTTTGAAACCGATGCATCTTCTTATTTTTTTGAAGCCTATACGGAATCTCCCAATACCGTTTTTAGTTTTAGCCCTCACAATTTTAATTCGTATTTGATTATAAATAATCTTTTTGAAATTTCTGAAGACGAAGAAATTAAAAATGCTGAACGGGTAAATAAAAAAATAAAAGAATTAAAATCCTATGATTCTTTTTTACTCGATTGTCCGGAAGAGAAAAAGGATGCTACACAGGAAACTTCTGCAATATATAAGATTCAAAAAAATGCAGCCTCAACATTTTCAACATTAAAGAGGAAAAAAGATTTTTCTTATTTGCAAAATTCATACGATGGGATTAGCGAAGAATTAAATTCATATATGGAAGAAAATTTATTTAAGGAAGGTGCTCTTAAATTAAGTCAAACCGATTTAAAAATATTTACCGAGTGTCCCGTTTCATGGTTTTTAGAAAAAGTCCTTTCCGTCTTTTCGGAAAACTATGATGCAGGTATCTTTGATGCCAGAAATATCGGCAACCTTTCGCACAATGTATTGGAAGTTCTTTATAAAGAGATAGGTTCAACGGATAAATATTTTAATTCTAAAAACTTAGATACTTATATTGAAAGAGCTTCTTTAATATTCGATGACCTTGCAGAAAAATCCATGGATTTTAGAGGTGCTTTAGCAAAGCCCTTTATTCAATCCTTAAAAAAAAGGGTGATGGAAGCCGTCAATTTTGTTTTAGAAAGCGATGCTTCGCTTTTGGACGGATATGCTCCTAAATGGGTAGAAGAATGGATAGAAATAGAAAATGACGGCATTTTATATAGGGGTAAAATAGATAGGGCTTCTTTTCCGCAAGATGAGAGGAGCGGAGTAATCATAGATTATAAAACAAATAATATGCCGACCTATTCTTCATATGGTAAAAAAAATTCAAGTGCGGAAGAAATAGAATTGACCGATTTTCAAATACCAATGTATATCTTTTTGGCTGAATCCAAATTAAAAAAGGATTCAACAAAAGAAAAGAAAAATTTTGAAACTATAGAACATGCATGGTTTTTAAGTTTTGTGCAACAAAAAATAAACAAGGTTGTAAACGATAATGAAGCTATTCCTGTTACACGGAATGGATCAGAAAGATCCCGTGAAGATTTTCAATCTTCAATCGACGCATTTATTAATGAAGCGGAAAGATTTGCAGAGCAGGTGAAAACCCAAGATTTTACAAAGCCTTCTACCCTTTCATTTGAAACATGCAGTACATGCGGGTTTAAACATATTTGCAGGACAGCTTATTCGGTTAAGTAA
- a CDS encoding UvrD-helicase domain-containing protein → MNDYIKNIMDSLNENQKNAVSVEKNSVIAAGAGSGKTKVLAARYVYFVVEKGVCVEKIIALTFTEKAAAEMHKRIYNELKKIDHPNAKNAIEKFHLAKISTIDSFCNRIARDACRNLGISPDFTIDNAESEKLAYRIGLDFFLKMRSDKTMQFFLGDNGIDDFVSGLFVKLLSNYVLISRPIDFKKSLEAQIKYYDDEERKTLAECFDVFEFIKENDPSKNFTEEAMSEYSTLPNFPESVKDEAFIKLLPIVDKISKTAKGRGNDTVKEIKEKLKVIYEKLICIYNFDYSRDFLASFFNMLNELQKEYIYEKKQRGLLTFSDVSQLAVDVLINDVDLRNFYKKNAGIIMIDEFQDNNSLQRDLLFLIAEKFERSEKSVPGPHELCPNKLFFVGDEKQSIYAFRGADVSVFRKLADDISDKERLAATRLLINYRTEPSLINLFNTIFSKVFYSEINKPLEKNGAVPAYEAEYVPTETRAPVKGVEPKIEIMFFDKKRFNVLEDSSRFLSPVETEAMFLAKRILELHNQGFKIRDGKAARACSWSDFAVLLRASTKQSTYERVFRNFGIPYRSVQQRGLFNDAPINDIYAMLKIIAYPSDKKTYAQVLHSPFVNIDDDAFAVLLLNFTKAFNVSLAEKLSGKNKDAYLRACDLFARLNKNVLTMSCSESVTYLWYEEAYRYFLLSNEENHHYMDLYDYLFELACQADINGLTFSQFTDLLSSHIEDNERLDDMELPLDDQKDSVQFLTVHKSKGLEFPIVIVPDCGNRGLSTKKEGLVFYNENMGPVLYSPKAPGLSAKAGNLIFESLRDEANAKLVAETKRLLYVAATRAESYLIISGVYNHLQNEDNDCSSSDSRSLEEIKNLLTLSDKTISFFELLLPALPDKHEDIIFTEILPTERKKLFNNLKTQKHEKVNFEKLFAFSKVKEFNLAEKRITTATGLAHEVNKKSREGHLYSLTSEKDKLPDSFEDKDEQKEFTAAELGTLTHSLIEARLLNKEFIYPKGHSEVERKKIYTWADNFFNSDMYALAKEAEQLKSEYGFLTDYEGQIVSGQIDLLFKKNGIVYVVDYKTDEIENPDAHLTQLKIYKKAALDLAKIESENLKENSDKPIEVKTFIFYLKTGHCVELKT, encoded by the coding sequence ATGAATGATTATATAAAAAATATAATGGATAGCTTAAATGAAAATCAAAAAAATGCGGTAAGCGTTGAAAAAAATTCCGTAATTGCTGCGGGAGCCGGTTCCGGAAAAACGAAAGTTTTGGCTGCCCGCTATGTTTATTTTGTTGTTGAAAAGGGTGTCTGCGTAGAAAAAATAATAGCTCTAACCTTTACGGAAAAAGCTGCTGCCGAAATGCATAAAAGAATTTATAACGAGTTAAAAAAAATAGATCATCCTAATGCAAAAAATGCTATCGAAAAATTTCATCTTGCAAAAATTTCAACAATAGATTCTTTTTGTAATAGGATAGCAAGGGATGCATGTAGAAACTTAGGTATTTCTCCCGATTTTACCATTGATAATGCCGAATCGGAAAAGTTGGCTTACCGCATAGGCTTGGATTTCTTTTTAAAAATGCGCTCGGATAAAACCATGCAGTTTTTTTTGGGAGATAACGGAATAGATGATTTTGTGTCGGGCCTTTTTGTAAAATTATTAAGTAATTATGTTTTGATTTCAAGACCAATTGATTTTAAAAAAAGTTTAGAAGCTCAGATAAAATATTATGATGATGAGGAAAGAAAAACTCTAGCGGAATGTTTTGATGTTTTTGAATTTATAAAAGAAAACGATCCTTCTAAAAATTTTACGGAAGAAGCTATGAGTGAGTATTCAACTCTTCCTAATTTCCCTGAGTCGGTAAAAGATGAAGCATTTATTAAACTGCTCCCTATTGTCGATAAAATTTCTAAAACAGCAAAAGGTAGAGGAAATGATACCGTAAAAGAAATAAAAGAAAAATTAAAAGTCATATATGAAAAGCTTATATGTATTTATAATTTTGACTACTCACGAGATTTCTTAGCTTCTTTTTTTAATATGCTTAATGAGCTTCAAAAAGAATATATATATGAAAAAAAACAAAGAGGTCTTTTAACTTTTTCGGATGTGTCACAGCTTGCTGTAGATGTTTTGATAAATGATGTAGATTTAAGAAACTTTTATAAAAAGAATGCAGGCATTATTATGATAGATGAATTTCAAGATAACAATAGTCTGCAAAGAGATTTGCTTTTTTTAATTGCCGAAAAATTTGAACGCTCCGAAAAATCTGTTCCCGGTCCTCACGAACTTTGTCCCAATAAACTTTTTTTTGTCGGAGATGAAAAGCAGTCGATTTATGCTTTTAGAGGAGCTGATGTTTCCGTATTCCGAAAACTTGCGGACGATATTTCGGATAAAGAAAGGCTTGCTGCTACAAGGCTTTTGATAAATTACCGCACGGAGCCTTCTCTTATAAATTTATTTAATACAATATTCTCCAAAGTTTTTTATTCCGAGATAAATAAGCCCTTAGAAAAAAACGGAGCTGTTCCCGCCTATGAGGCGGAATATGTGCCGACTGAAACGAGAGCTCCTGTAAAAGGAGTTGAACCTAAAATTGAAATAATGTTTTTTGATAAAAAAAGATTTAATGTATTGGAAGATTCAAGCCGGTTTCTTAGTCCTGTAGAAACTGAAGCTATGTTTCTTGCAAAAAGAATTTTAGAATTGCATAATCAAGGTTTTAAAATTAGAGACGGTAAAGCTGCAAGAGCTTGTTCATGGAGCGACTTTGCCGTCTTGCTTAGGGCTTCGACAAAGCAAAGTACATACGAAAGAGTTTTCCGTAATTTTGGTATTCCTTATAGGAGTGTACAGCAAAGAGGTTTATTTAATGATGCACCTATAAACGATATCTATGCTATGCTTAAAATTATAGCCTATCCTTCCGATAAAAAAACTTATGCTCAAGTTTTACATTCGCCTTTTGTAAATATAGATGACGATGCTTTTGCAGTTTTACTTTTAAATTTTACAAAAGCCTTCAATGTTTCTTTAGCGGAAAAATTAAGCGGAAAAAATAAGGATGCCTATTTGCGGGCTTGCGATTTATTTGCTCGCTTAAATAAAAATGTTTTAACTATGAGCTGTTCTGAGTCGGTTACATATCTTTGGTATGAAGAAGCTTATAGATATTTTTTATTGAGCAATGAAGAAAACCATCACTATATGGATTTATATGATTATCTTTTTGAGCTTGCCTGCCAAGCTGATATAAACGGATTAACTTTTTCTCAGTTTACGGATTTACTTTCATCTCATATTGAAGATAATGAAAGGCTTGATGATATGGAGCTTCCCTTAGATGATCAAAAAGACTCCGTTCAATTTTTAACTGTGCATAAGAGCAAGGGTTTGGAATTCCCTATTGTTATAGTTCCCGACTGCGGAAACAGAGGACTGTCTACAAAAAAAGAAGGTCTTGTCTTTTATAATGAAAATATGGGGCCTGTTTTGTATTCTCCCAAGGCTCCGGGCTTGTCTGCGAAAGCTGGCAATCTGATTTTTGAATCATTACGTGATGAGGCTAATGCAAAGCTTGTTGCAGAAACAAAGAGGCTTCTTTATGTTGCAGCTACAAGAGCCGAATCCTATTTAATTATAAGCGGTGTATATAATCATTTACAAAATGAAGATAATGATTGTTCATCTTCAGACTCAAGAAGTCTTGAAGAAATAAAAAACTTGCTTACACTTTCGGATAAGACTATAAGCTTTTTTGAATTGCTTTTGCCTGCTCTTCCCGATAAACATGAAGATATTATTTTTACTGAGATTTTACCTACCGAAAGAAAGAAGCTGTTTAATAATTTAAAAACACAAAAGCATGAAAAAGTCAATTTTGAAAAACTTTTTGCTTTTTCTAAGGTAAAAGAATTTAATCTTGCAGAAAAAAGAATAACAACCGCCACAGGTCTTGCTCATGAGGTAAATAAAAAATCAAGAGAAGGTCATTTGTATTCTTTAACTTCCGAAAAAGATAAGCTGCCTGATTCTTTTGAAGATAAAGATGAACAAAAAGAATTTACAGCTGCCGAGCTGGGAACTCTTACCCACTCCTTGATAGAAGCCCGTCTTTTAAACAAGGAATTTATTTATCCGAAAGGTCATTCCGAAGTTGAAAGAAAAAAGATTTATACTTGGGCCGATAATTTCTTTAATTCGGATATGTATGCTCTTGCAAAAGAAGCCGAACAATTAAAAAGCGAATATGGCTTTTTAACGGATTATGAAGGACAAATTGTAAGCGGGCAGATAGACTTGCTTTTTAAAAAAAACGGAATAGTCTATGTTGTAGATTATAAAACCGACGAGATAGAAAATCCGGATGCACACTTGACCCAGCTGAAGATTTATAAAAAAGCGGCTCTCGATCTTGCAAAAATCGAATCGGAAAATCTTAAAGAAAATTCAGATAAGCCCATCGAGGTTAAGACATTTATTTTCTATCTAAAAACAGGACACTGTGTTGAGCTTAAAACATAG
- a CDS encoding type II toxin-antitoxin system HicB family antitoxin: MKYTYPVIFENDDGKIGVRVPDISGCFTFGDTVTEAIEMAEDAIAMMLVHYEDNNQAIPKASNISDVKIKDGFVNYVIADTDKWRRQFSEKSVKKTVTIPAWLNYKAENANLNFSQELQNALKAKLQIAL; the protein is encoded by the coding sequence ATGAAATATACATATCCTGTTATTTTTGAAAATGATGACGGAAAAATAGGGGTTAGAGTTCCCGATATTTCCGGCTGTTTTACATTCGGAGACACAGTAACTGAAGCTATAGAAATGGCGGAGGATGCCATAGCTATGATGCTTGTCCATTATGAAGATAACAATCAAGCAATACCAAAAGCCAGTAATATATCGGACGTAAAAATAAAAGACGGATTTGTAAATTATGTTATAGCCGATACGGATAAATGGCGCAGGCAATTTTCAGAAAAATCGGTAAAAAAGACAGTTACCATTCCGGCATGGTTAAACTACAAGGCCGAAAATGCCAATCTTAATTTTTCGCAAGAATTACAAAATGCCCTTAAAGCAAAATTACAGATTGCTTTGTAA
- a CDS encoding IS3 family transposase has protein sequence MWSIVKMCSTLKVSETGFYKWKRNRNKIKSWQLLLVEIHKILSEDPENDNYGIERIRLALEQRGIKVSRSTVIRAMRKGNLLHKSRRSPDGLTKADRKAQRPENLLKGDFSSDAPNKKWLTDITQVPCKDGKLYIAPIMDCFAGEIITVAMDDNMKKELCIRALKEAYELRKPDDGLIHHSDAGSQYTSEAYKSELARRHAIQSMSGVGKCYDNARMESFFATLKKEKLYRIDTTKLKREEVKKIVWRFIVYYNRRRITTMNLQGYPPMIYRELFEAGLLKPAA, from the coding sequence ATGTGGTCAATTGTGAAGATGTGCAGTACCCTAAAGGTGAGCGAGACGGGCTTTTACAAGTGGAAACGGAACCGTAACAAAATAAAAAGCTGGCAACTTCTTCTGGTCGAAATACACAAGATTCTTTCAGAGGATCCTGAAAACGATAACTACGGGATAGAAAGGATACGATTGGCACTTGAGCAGCGAGGTATAAAAGTTTCTCGCTCGACTGTAATAAGAGCGATGAGGAAGGGAAACCTGCTGCATAAGAGCAGAAGAAGTCCCGATGGGCTTACCAAAGCCGACAGAAAGGCGCAACGGCCTGAAAATCTTCTGAAAGGAGACTTTAGTTCAGATGCGCCTAACAAGAAATGGCTGACCGACATAACGCAGGTTCCGTGCAAAGACGGAAAACTGTATATTGCACCGATAATGGACTGCTTTGCAGGAGAGATAATCACAGTTGCAATGGACGATAACATGAAAAAAGAGCTTTGTATAAGAGCTCTAAAGGAGGCATACGAATTAAGAAAGCCGGATGATGGGCTCATACATCACAGTGACGCAGGCTCTCAATACACGAGCGAGGCATATAAAAGCGAATTGGCTCGCCGTCATGCAATTCAAAGCATGAGCGGTGTGGGAAAGTGTTATGATAATGCGAGGATGGAATCCTTTTTTGCGACGCTGAAGAAGGAGAAACTATACCGCATAGATACAACAAAATTAAAAAGGGAAGAAGTAAAGAAAATCGTCTGGAGGTTTATTGTCTACTACAACCGACGAAGGATTACCACAATGAATCTGCAAGGTTATCCTCCTATGATTTATCGGGAACTGTTTGAAGCCGGCTTATTAAAACCGGCAGCTTAA
- a CDS encoding transposase — translation MVKYSKEFKEQALLLSEEIGVKKAAEQLGISYHTIADWRKVRSRKAKEERIASDKSPLNERELEMQREIQELKKANEILKDALGFFVVDRKK, via the coding sequence ATGGTCAAGTACAGTAAAGAATTTAAAGAACAGGCACTGCTATTGTCGGAAGAGATAGGAGTGAAAAAGGCAGCCGAGCAGCTGGGAATCAGTTATCACACGATTGCAGACTGGAGAAAAGTGAGAAGCCGAAAGGCGAAGGAAGAAAGAATCGCATCGGACAAAAGTCCGTTGAACGAGCGGGAACTTGAGATGCAGCGGGAAATACAGGAGCTGAAAAAAGCGAATGAAATCCTCAAGGACGCTCTCGGTTTTTTCGTCGTAGACCGGAAGAAGTAA
- a CDS encoding InlB B-repeat-containing protein, translated as MLFTACPNNAGGNGGGTPPVTKYKVELDHTIGGNVKVTPALPDDGMVAENAVLTFTATPLQGYDLEKWELDGTEVNGTKPTYTLKVTANAQVKVSFKRNSDPLSMRSVTITPPQHGRVRSMPEIPSDNQVPEGSTIILTAVPDEGYAVDTWSVTPEGDLEAGGNAGNSTATLRVSNDVTVTVTFKQVQFKIDFGVDGGNGTLTAKVDGSEISSGDKVEHGKTVVFKATPDSNCAVEQWTNNGTVISGGANTTYNHTVTAAANIKVKFKYTGAALTVDTTELTGTLGRTFRHRFVTAGSGSYTAEAETPDILTLFTADLNSQGEIGMRCEQVGSTRIKITDKVSGQTAFSGLITVQADVNYFEEGGVRYHITDKDERKVSVTAYTDSSNYAEYTGTSLTIPKEVTHGGVTYTVTGIERPYRWGTTLQNVTVASDNAYLSSQNGVIFNKDKTVFLWYPKGKPDTSYTVPAGVIKLEEDSFRDIGALISVTLPNGLKRIGDRVFHTCTNLTTLNLPSSLESIGFSSLQRIKVRSMVVPENIKVLNGYFLARCPELTSVELPSTLTEIYQDSFSYDPKLKTVTCKAATPPVITAGTYVFAGTPIASATLRVPAGSKALYQAAEGWKDFGTIVEF; from the coding sequence CTGCTTTTTACCGCCTGCCCGAATAATGCGGGCGGAAACGGAGGCGGAACTCCGCCGGTAACAAAGTACAAGGTAGAGCTTGACCACACCATAGGCGGCAATGTAAAAGTAACGCCTGCACTGCCCGATGACGGCATGGTAGCCGAAAACGCCGTGCTTACCTTTACGGCAACGCCGCTTCAAGGCTACGATCTTGAAAAGTGGGAACTTGACGGCACAGAAGTAAACGGCACGAAGCCTACCTACACGCTCAAAGTTACGGCAAACGCACAGGTTAAGGTATCCTTTAAACGGAATAGCGATCCGCTCAGTATGCGCTCAGTAACAATCACACCGCCGCAGCACGGCAGGGTAAGGTCCATGCCCGAAATTCCGTCCGATAACCAAGTGCCCGAAGGCAGCACAATTATCCTTACGGCAGTGCCGGATGAAGGCTATGCGGTGGACACATGGTCGGTTACACCCGAAGGCGATCTGGAAGCAGGAGGTAATGCCGGCAACAGCACGGCAACGCTGAGAGTAAGCAATGACGTTACCGTAACCGTAACCTTTAAGCAGGTACAGTTCAAAATCGATTTCGGCGTGGACGGCGGAAACGGCACGCTTACAGCAAAAGTTGACGGCAGCGAAATCAGTTCGGGCGATAAAGTGGAACACGGCAAAACCGTCGTCTTTAAGGCAACGCCTGATTCGAACTGCGCGGTCGAACAATGGACAAACAACGGAACGGTCATCTCGGGAGGAGCAAACACAACCTACAACCACACGGTAACGGCAGCGGCAAACATCAAAGTAAAGTTTAAATATACCGGAGCCGCGCTCACGGTGGATACAACAGAGCTTACCGGAACGCTAGGACGTACCTTTAGACACCGGTTCGTAACGGCAGGCTCCGGCAGCTATACGGCGGAAGCTGAAACACCGGACATCCTCACACTTTTCACAGCCGACCTGAACAGTCAGGGTGAAATCGGGATGCGGTGCGAACAAGTCGGTTCAACGCGCATAAAGATAACCGACAAAGTAAGCGGGCAAACCGCTTTTTCAGGTCTCATCACCGTTCAAGCGGATGTAAACTACTTTGAAGAAGGCGGCGTGCGCTACCACATAACGGACAAAGATGAGCGAAAGGTGAGCGTAACCGCTTATACAGATTCTTCAAACTATGCGGAGTACACAGGAACATCGCTTACCATACCCAAAGAAGTTACCCACGGCGGTGTAACCTACACGGTAACGGGCATAGAGCGCCCTTACCGTTGGGGAACTACGCTGCAAAACGTAACGGTCGCATCCGATAACGCCTACCTTTCTTCCCAAAACGGCGTTATCTTTAACAAGGATAAAACCGTATTCCTCTGGTACCCGAAAGGCAAACCGGACACTTCTTACACCGTTCCTGCAGGCGTAATAAAATTGGAAGAGGACTCTTTTAGAGACATTGGCGCACTGATTTCCGTTACACTGCCAAACGGCTTAAAGCGTATAGGAGACCGTGTGTTTCATACTTGCACAAACCTTACAACGCTGAACCTGCCGTCTTCGCTGGAATCTATCGGTTTCTCTTCGCTGCAGCGCATAAAAGTGCGCTCTATGGTTGTACCGGAAAACATAAAAGTTCTTAATGGCTACTTTCTTGCCAGATGTCCCGAATTGACGTCGGTCGAGCTCCCTTCAACGCTTACCGAAATATATCAGGATTCATTTTCGTACGATCCTAAACTGAAGACGGTAACGTGCAAAGCGGCAACTCCGCCGGTCATTACAGCAGGTACCTACGTGTTTGCAGGCACGCCCATCGCATCCGCCACGCTCCGCGTCCCCGCCGGCTCCAAAGCACTCTACCAAGCCGCAGAAGGCTGGAAAGACTTCGGCACGATTGTGGAGTTTTGA